CTTCAATTCCTTCAAGACCTGGAGACGAATTAACCTCTAATAACAAAGGGCCTTTGGAAGAACGAATTATATCTACTCCCGCAACTTTAAGATTCATGGCTTTAGCAGCTTTAATTGCAATTCTTTTTTCATCTTGTGTAACTTTCACCACAGATGCGGTTCCACCTAAATGAATGTTAGCTCTAAATTCACCAGGTAATGCTTCCCGTTGAATAGCCGCTACAACTTTGCCATCAACTACAAAACAGCGAATATCTTTCCCGTTGGCTTCTTTTATAAATTCTTGGACAAGTATATTAGCATTAATACTTTTGAAAGCATTGATAACACTCTCAGCAGCTTTTTTAGTTTCTGCTAAAACTACTCCTTTACCCTGAGTACCTTCTAATAATTTAACAATCAAAGGGGGTCCTCCTACCATGGTAATCAAATCATCTGTATCGAGTGGAGAATTTGCAAATCCTGTAGTTGGAATGTCTACACCATGATTTAACAATAACTGTAAACTATACAATTTATCTCTAGATTGTGTTATTGCGCTGGACGAATTCAAACAAAAAACTTTTAATGCTTCAAATTGTCGCGTTAGGGCACAACCATAAAAAGTAGCGCTAGGTCTTATTCTTGGAATAATTGCATCAAATTGATTTAAAATCTTACCGCCTCGGTAATGAATTTCAGGTTTTTTGGCATCCAATTTTATATAACATTCTTTAATATTTAAAAAATGCATTTCATGGCCACGCATTTCACCCGCTTCCATAATTCTCTTATTACTATACAATTCAGGATTACTTGCCAAAAGACCAATATGAAGCCCTGATTTTTCTTTTACAGCACCTTTGTAAACTTCTGTTAAGTCTTCTTCAGTTGGTGAGTCTAATAAATATTGTTTTTCAGGATCAACTACTACTCGACCGATCATTGCTTCTCTACCTAGTAGCATTCGGAAACCCATTGAATCTCTATTGGTAAGGGTCATTTCAATCTCCCAATTTTGATCACCCAACTTAAGGATAGTTTGAATAACATAACGTTGTTCTCTATATCCGCTTGAACTTTTAACAATGCGCTTATCAATTAAAGGTGCTTCACAATGAATTATTGTGCGCACATTATTTTGAATGGGATTGATATCAAATTTAACCCAGTTGCTGTCATTTTTAACAAATGGAGCAATATTTATAGCATGAAGTGCAGAAGTTTTTGCGCCAGAATCTACACGAGCTTTAATTGCTGGTATTCCTAATTCAGGAAAAGAACACCATTCTTCACTTCCAAGAACAACTTTATTATCAGACATAGTCAACTTTTAAAATAATTAATTTGGTACTAAACTGCAAAAGTCTACTAAATGATAGAAATTACAAATAATTCATGTTATCATAATGTAACCAATTTGTTATTTTTGCTAAGGTGGGTGTAAATTAACTTTAGTCTAATTAAGTACCTATTTTGATGAGGTTGAAAATCAGTATACACCAAAAGGCAAAAAAAATCGGGACTAGTGTCCCGATTTTCTATTCAACTACTTTTTAGATTTTGCTTTCGCTTTTTTCTTTTTTGTTGCTGTTTTTTTCTTTGCTGCTTTGGCTTTCAATTTCATTTTAGCCTTTTCTTTCTTCGCTTTATCTTTTTTCTTTTTCTTGGCTTTCTTTTCTTTTTCTTTTTGCTTTGATTTAGCTACAGCTTGTTTTTCTTTTTGCTTTGCTTTTTCTTTCTTTTCTTTTTCGGTGATTTTCTTACTCATCTTCTTTAATTTTTTTATATTTTTTTCATCTAATTTTTGGGTATCACTTGTAATCAGTGTAGCCTCTGCAGGATTTTCCTCTAGATGTGCAGATTCAATTGTGTTGTTTTCTTCCATAATATTGTTGTTAATTGTGCTAATGTTAAGTAAATGTTACGCAAAGGTAAATTAAATATTAAATACCCAATGTTAAGTTTTTGATTTGAATGAAAACTTAACATTGAAAATGAATTCATTTGAATAAAAAAAGCGCAATTACATTGGAATTGTGGTAACTATACGAATCCAAAAAAGAAGTAAGAAGAGAAATTAACTTATTGATTTCAAGAAGATTATAGAATCAATATAAAATAAAAAATGACCTTAAAAATGAATTTAAGGTCATTGGTTCAACTTGTGAGCGCTATAGATTTAAAATCGAACCAACTAATTGATTTCATGAAGGTTATAGGTTCAATATAAAATAACCATAATCGTGAATTGAAAATATCTAGTATATTAATTAAGAATCCCTAGAGGTGTAGCTATCGCATAAGGAAAAGGCTGTGTCTACCGATTCTAAGTGCCACTACACCCTAAGAAATAATTACTAACGACAAACACCACAAGTACCGCCATTTTTGGCACAATGCTTACAGTATTTACAGTTTTTACACGCCTTACAAATAGCAGAACCAGTACACTTACCACCTGAAGAGTGATACATTGTAAATCCCATAGCTATAGCGCTAATTAATAATCCAAAAACAATTGATTTTTTCATATATAAAAAAATTACAATTAGGTTTGCAATTTCTCACTAAATACACAACCGATAGTACGGTTTTTTGAAGAAAAAAGTACGGTTTTTTTTTAAAGAAATTAACGTCAGTTCGAGTGATTTTTACCAAAAAATAACCCCAAATAACCCACCTAAACCACAAACCGACATTCAATTCGAGTCCCCTTCCCCGGTGCACTCTCAATATGCAAATCTGCTTTTACCAATCGGGCACGTGTTTTCATATTCGAAAGACCAATCCCTTTAGGAATTACGGCAGCGTCAAATCCCTTGCCATTATCAACGATAATCAAGAGCAAAGTAGCACTATCGGGTTGAGAAATAGTCACCGAGCATTCCATAGCATCCGCATATTTAACAACATTAGACAATCCTTCCTGGACAATTCGGTAAATCGTAATTTTAACTAAACCCGAAATAGACTCCCAGTTAATTTCAGGAGTGCTTTCAAAATGCAAACTCGTTTTGGTTGTGGAACTAGCTTGTTGTACACATTGAGCTAAAAGTACAGCAAAATCAAAATGAGATGCCACAGCATCAGTATGTAAATCGTGTGAGATAGCTCTAATATCATGTTCTATAACTTGAAGACTATTTATTTGATCTAGTCTTTTTTCTTCTGCCTCAATATTAGTGATTGAGTTAAGCATCCCTAATTGTAAACGAGTGCCATAAAGCCGATTCATCACATTATCGTGCAACTCTCTAGAAATTCGATTCTGCTCCTCCTTTTTAGCCTCATTAAGTGCAATTTGAGAAGATTGCATCAATTCGAAAAACTCCAACTCTGCCTTCTGCAACTTTTTTCTATAAGCAATCTCTTTACGTTGACTTACTACATAACGAATACCTAAAGCAACTATTAAAACCACTACCCCAAAAATCAAATACAAATTTCTGCTAATTAATTCTTTATTCGCATCCTCTAAAATAGCCGTTTCATATTCAATTCGAGCGTACTTATTCCTGTTTTTGCGTTGAACTTTAGTAAGGCTATCACTTACAGCAATATACCTTTTATCATAAGAGGATGTATTCGTTTTATCTATTTTAGAAAGAAGCTGCAAATTAACTTTGACATCATCAGTAGATTTCAATTTTTCAGCTAATTGAAGAGATTCCTTTAAATAGTGTGTCGATTGAATGGTGTCTTTAACATCAAAATAGTACTTACCTAAATTGTGTAGCTTATAAACAACACTAGATTCAACCCCGATTTTACTTGACAGAGATAAAGCTTCTTTCATCATAGCCTCACCCTCTTTTAAATGCCCTAATTTGGTTTTAACATAGCCTAAATTGCCAATTACAGTGGCATAGTCTTTGGGCCATTTTACTTTTAAGTCCTCAGTTAAAACTGATTCTAATTCTTTTTCTGCTTTGGAATACTGAAACTGCTTTTCATTAACACTAGCAATATTTACAGACAAAGAAACTTTATAATTGTTCTTTATCTCAAAATCATTTTCATCTTTTTCTAGTCCATTTAATAATTCCTGAGCAAGTAAATAATATTTTAATGCATAATTATATTCTTCCAATTTTTCAAAATCAGAAGCAATTAAATTATAACAAGTAAATAGTAGTTCATCATTATCAATATTCTTCAAAAACTGTAATGCTTTAAAAACTTGAATTTCACTTTCAAGATAATTTCCATCATAAAATAATAAATAGGCTTTATTAAATAACATCCTTCCAATTCTTTCTTTATTACCTAATAAACGATATAATTTTTCAGCTTTTTGATAATAAAAATAAGTACTATCCTTTTGAGTAAGTTCATAACAATCTCCAATATAATACAAAGACTTAGCAATTGACATAGTGTCTTTAACCTCAGATGATAATTGAAATACTTTATTGCTAAGGTTAAGCGATTTTTGAAGTCGATTTAAATAATAATACTCTCCAGCTAAATGAAATAAAAGACGACGGGTTAAAGAATCGTTCGAAAGCGACTTTGATATTAGTTCCAAAGAATCCAAATATTCTTCTTTTTGCTCAGAATTGAATTGGTTATATTTTTGAGAATGAATAAATAAAAAATCAGATGTGTTATTTTTGGAACAAGAAATAGCAACAAATAAAATCAGAAATAATAAAAAAAGCACTAATTTCTTCAAAATATTTTTGTTCAAAAATAATAAAAAAAGACCATGTAAACATGGTCTTGAATATTGTAATTAACCCTTTGTTTTAGGTATGATTAATTCTCCCGCAACCTCCGCACTCACATTCGTCGGCTTGACCACCGTCTTTTCGGGACTAGCCGCTGGGTCTCCAGGTAAGGCATCTGCCGTACACGATTGTAAAACAATACTAAAAACAAATAACACTACTAATTTTGATACAATTGGGGTTTTCATAATAAATCATTTAAGGTTTAGAAATAATATCCTAGCCGTGCTTTCTGGGCGCAGCGATTCAATTGATTATTCTGAAAAGAAGGGCGGTCTTTCTCAGAGCCGTTTTAGCATCCTTACCCTAGGCTAAAAACAACAACTAAAGCTTTAATTCCATTGATTGGATAAGCCAAATGTAGTATGGAGAAATAAGTAATGCTGAAAAATAAAGTCTTGATTAGCAAGTGGTAAAGTAGCTGTAGCAAGTAGACAGCTTTTCTGAGTAAGTTGCAAAACCTTAGCTAAGAAATTCGTATAATTATTGTAGTTATATTGTCTTTGTATGTTCTTGAAAAAGGTAAAGCAATCTCATTATTCAAAAGATAACACTGACTCTTACCTAAATTGATTCGACTTACATGGTCTACATTGATAACATAACCGTGGTGAATCCTAAAGAAATAAAACGGTAATAGTTTCTCGAAATGTTTTAAAGTTTTGAAAGCGGTAATCACCTTTCCGGATTGCAAATGGAAATCAGTAGTATTGTTGTCTGCTTTTAAATACACAATGTCTTGTGCTTTTATAAAGTGGTAATCTCCATTGGACTTAATCGAAATTTTATCCGCATACAAGGACGTATGTGTCTTTTGGTAACGTAGTAAGCACTTACGCAATTCATTCGCATCAATAGGATGTAACAAATACCCAGACACCCCTCGTTGATAGGCGTCAAATGCTTGGTCTTTGGAATTACTTAGTACAATAATGGTAGGCAATACATCTAAAAATTCATGCAATTCACTTAACAAAGAAAGTTGGATAGCGTTTTCAGAGAGATTTGAAGCATCACTGATATTCATAAATACAACATCGGGCTTTAATTCCAATATTTTATTGATGCCTTCGGTTCGATTAGCACAGACTGCTACACACAAAAAAGCATCATGAACTTTTATCATTTCTAATGTAGGTTCAATGATTTGAGACCCATCTATTAGCACATAAGAAAATTGCATTTTTGTTTGCAATTTAAAACCTACACAAATTCAAATTTTACGGGAAACCGTAATATTTTAGATAAATTTTGAGTAGGTTTGAATGTTATTAGTCATAAAATAATCACACGATGAATATTCTTATTGTAGACGACCATCCTTTAATTGTAGATAGTTATGTAACACTATTATCTGCAATCGATTCCAACGAGAATACTAATTTTCACTTAGCCTACAATTGTAAACAAGCGTACGAAAAAATAAATGTTTTAAAGGCTAGTGATACACTATTAGATGTTGCTTTTATTGATGTAAACCTACCACCCTATGAGGAAATGAATTTGCGCTCTGGTGATGAAATAGGGAGTCTGGTTAAACAACGTTTTCCTGATTGTAGCCTTGTAATAATTTCCATGCACTGTGATCCAGTTTGGGTAAATCGAATTGCAAAAACACTCAATCCATTAGGATTCATTTCAAAAAATGATATTAATTATAAAAGCTTTCCCTCTATCATGGAAGCTATTACAAACAAAGAAACTTATTATACTGCTTCAATTCTAGAAGCGCAAAAAGAGTTTATAATTAAGAATATCCATTGGGATGAACATGATAGTAAAATAATTCAACTAATTGCCGACGGAGTTAAAACAAAAGACCTCACTAAATACATCCCACTATCTTTAAGTACCATAGAAAAGAGAAAAGCCAATCTCAAAAAGCAACTCATTTTTAAAGGAGGCACTGATGCTGAACTAATAGAACGTGTTAATAATTTAGGATTGTTTAGCAGTCCAGTAAGTTTGAGCAATTAATTACTCCCCTACTTCTCCTTTAATCTCACCAAAGAGTAAACTGTTCAACTGAATACATCAAACCAAGTTAGGATTTGTGTAGTTTTCTATGCTATTTTTTAATTGAAAGCCTTTCTTCTAATTAAAGCAATATAAAATTTCGGCTAGTTAAACTTTTACTCAAAGCTGTTTTTTGCAAATTCAATACATGTCCATTTGAATTATGAATTGAAATTAGGATTCCAGATGATATAATTCTTTATTGTTAATTCAATAAAAATGAAAAGTCGTTTTACTCTATCAGCCATAAAGAACTAAACCGTAAAAATAATCATGAAAAACCGTAAAATTTATTATTGAGATAAAACGATTTTTGTAAGTAATGAAAAAATGTTGCGTCATTTTAATACTATTAATAGGACTTAATATTATAATAAATTGATATTCGCATGTTTTTAAATTATAATTTGACGCAATGCATGTATTGGTGTGTTATGCAACATTTTAAAGAAGACACAACAAACTAATGAAATATATAAAAGAGTCATTTTCAAAATTTAAAAAAGATGTCCTTTCAAAGGTCTTTTATGACATAATGAAATATTTTTTCGGTACTGTCATTTTAGTGGCAATTTTGAAGTATACACCTATTGTAAATGAAAAACTTGAATTAGAAGTTTCACTAACTATATGGACAATTATTATACTATCATTAATTCTCACTGGAGTAAGTATTACAATTTCATTCGTACTTTTCAACAATAAATTCAAATCAATTCAAGCTAAAAGCCGAATTGATGAGTTAACTGGACTTAAAAATCATAAGGCGTTGGAAATAGACTTGGAAAATTTAGAGAAAAGCCGAGATAGTAAAGAAGAACCAGTCTCTATCATTTTATTTGATATTGACGATTTTAAAAAATTCAATGATGACAATAGCTATGAGATAGCAGACAAAATTCTTACGAAACTTGGAGGTCTTTTAGCAAAGGATAGTCGTATAACGGATGAAACATATAGGTATTTTATGAGAGGTGATGAATTTTTAATCATAGCTAGACAAACCTCGTTATCAAATGCACAAATTGCAGCAGAAAGGAAAAGAAAACTAATTGCGGACTCCTCATTTGAAATTGACGGAAGTAATTTTAAAGTCACAGTTTCTTGTGGTGTAACTGAATTTAATAATGGCGAACTAAAAACTAATGTCCTAGATAGAGCAAGTAAAGCTCTACAAAACGCCAAAAAGAAAACAAACAAAAATTGTACAGAAATAATAGTTTAACATATGGCAAAATATTCTGAGGATACATTTACGAGTTGGACCAAGCCTCCGAGCAAAAGTGTACAAACAAGACTTGAAACATCTGAAAGGATGGTTCGTGAGGCTATTAGCGAGG
This sequence is a window from Flavobacterium ammoniigenes. Protein-coding genes within it:
- a CDS encoding response regulator gives rise to the protein MNILIVDDHPLIVDSYVTLLSAIDSNENTNFHLAYNCKQAYEKINVLKASDTLLDVAFIDVNLPPYEEMNLRSGDEIGSLVKQRFPDCSLVIISMHCDPVWVNRIAKTLNPLGFISKNDINYKSFPSIMEAITNKETYYTASILEAQKEFIIKNIHWDEHDSKIIQLIADGVKTKDLTKYIPLSLSTIEKRKANLKKQLIFKGGTDAELIERVNNLGLFSSPVSLSN
- a CDS encoding LytR/AlgR family response regulator transcription factor, with the protein product MQFSYVLIDGSQIIEPTLEMIKVHDAFLCVAVCANRTEGINKILELKPDVVFMNISDASNLSENAIQLSLLSELHEFLDVLPTIIVLSNSKDQAFDAYQRGVSGYLLHPIDANELRKCLLRYQKTHTSLYADKISIKSNGDYHFIKAQDIVYLKADNNTTDFHLQSGKVITAFKTLKHFEKLLPFYFFRIHHGYVINVDHVSRINLGKSQCYLLNNEIALPFSRTYKDNITTIIIRIS
- a CDS encoding tetratricopeptide repeat-containing sensor histidine kinase — encoded protein: MKKLVLFLLFLILFVAISCSKNNTSDFLFIHSQKYNQFNSEQKEEYLDSLELISKSLSNDSLTRRLLFHLAGEYYYLNRLQKSLNLSNKVFQLSSEVKDTMSIAKSLYYIGDCYELTQKDSTYFYYQKAEKLYRLLGNKERIGRMLFNKAYLLFYDGNYLESEIQVFKALQFLKNIDNDELLFTCYNLIASDFEKLEEYNYALKYYLLAQELLNGLEKDENDFEIKNNYKVSLSVNIASVNEKQFQYSKAEKELESVLTEDLKVKWPKDYATVIGNLGYVKTKLGHLKEGEAMMKEALSLSSKIGVESSVVYKLHNLGKYYFDVKDTIQSTHYLKESLQLAEKLKSTDDVKVNLQLLSKIDKTNTSSYDKRYIAVSDSLTKVQRKNRNKYARIEYETAILEDANKELISRNLYLIFGVVVLIVALGIRYVVSQRKEIAYRKKLQKAELEFFELMQSSQIALNEAKKEEQNRISRELHDNVMNRLYGTRLQLGMLNSITNIEAEEKRLDQINSLQVIEHDIRAISHDLHTDAVASHFDFAVLLAQCVQQASSTTKTSLHFESTPEINWESISGLVKITIYRIVQEGLSNVVKYADAMECSVTISQPDSATLLLIIVDNGKGFDAAVIPKGIGLSNMKTRARLVKADLHIESAPGKGTRIECRFVV
- a CDS encoding GGDEF domain-containing protein, with the protein product MKYIKESFSKFKKDVLSKVFYDIMKYFFGTVILVAILKYTPIVNEKLELEVSLTIWTIIILSLILTGVSITISFVLFNNKFKSIQAKSRIDELTGLKNHKALEIDLENLEKSRDSKEEPVSIILFDIDDFKKFNDDNSYEIADKILTKLGGLLAKDSRITDETYRYFMRGDEFLIIARQTSLSNAQIAAERKRKLIADSSFEIDGSNFKVTVSCGVTEFNNGELKTNVLDRASKALQNAKKKTNKNCTEIIV
- the rimK gene encoding 30S ribosomal protein S6--L-glutamate ligase; amino-acid sequence: MSDNKVVLGSEEWCSFPELGIPAIKARVDSGAKTSALHAINIAPFVKNDSNWVKFDINPIQNNVRTIIHCEAPLIDKRIVKSSSGYREQRYVIQTILKLGDQNWEIEMTLTNRDSMGFRMLLGREAMIGRVVVDPEKQYLLDSPTEEDLTEVYKGAVKEKSGLHIGLLASNPELYSNKRIMEAGEMRGHEMHFLNIKECYIKLDAKKPEIHYRGGKILNQFDAIIPRIRPSATFYGCALTRQFEALKVFCLNSSSAITQSRDKLYSLQLLLNHGVDIPTTGFANSPLDTDDLITMVGGPPLIVKLLEGTQGKGVVLAETKKAAESVINAFKSINANILVQEFIKEANGKDIRCFVVDGKVVAAIQREALPGEFRANIHLGGTASVVKVTQDEKRIAIKAAKAMNLKVAGVDIIRSSKGPLLLEVNSSPGLEGIEGATNKDIAGKMIRAIEKHFKL